One segment of Panicum virgatum strain AP13 chromosome 1K, P.virgatum_v5, whole genome shotgun sequence DNA contains the following:
- the LOC120704808 gene encoding two-component response regulator ORR2-like, whose translation MGAGGEGNAAAAAMRVLVVDDSPVDRKVVELLLRNHKGGAAPFHVTAVDSGRKAMELLGPKGQGKLGSSDTDANEPTVDIVLTDYCMPEMTGYDLLRAIKALSSPNPIPVVVMSSENEPQRISRCLTAGAEDFILKPLKSKDVQRLRNCSNSAKPKDAVDAQCKSLSSRRKMPSDQIAKKATSEQRSQIARLAMVLNASSIELSHYFQFLFKFILIAYAVLCLGELLHRWSNGSFLSLWSS comes from the exons ATGGGAGCGGGAGGAGAagggaacgcggcggcggcggcgatgagggTGCTGGTGGTGGACGACTCCCCCGTCGACCGGAAGGTCGTCGAGCTGCTGCTCCGGAACCACAAGGGCGGCGCCGCGCCATTCCACG TTACCGCAGTTGACAGCGGCAGGAAGGCGATGGAGCTTCTCGGGCCAAAGGGGCAAGGGAAGCTGGGTTCATCTGATACTGACGCTAAT gagcCAACTGTTGACATCGTGCTCACTGACTACTGCATGCCGGAGATGACTGGTTATGACCTTCTCAGGGCCATCAAG GCGTTGAGCTCCCCGAACCCAATCCCGGTGGTCGTAATGTCGTCGGAGAATGAGCCCCAGCGGATCAGCAG ATGCTTAACAGCCGGTGCTGAGGATTTCATCCTCAAGCCCCTCAAGTCCAAGGATGTGCAGCGCCTGCGCAACTGCTCAAACTCTGCCAAGCCAAAGGACGCAGTTGACGCTCAGTGCAAGAgcttgagcagcaggaggaagATGCCCTCCGATCAAATTGCCAAGAAGGCCACGTCGGAACAGAGATCACAAATTGCAAGACTAGCCATG GTGCTGAATGCCTCCAGCATCGAGTTGTCACACTACTTCCAGTTCCTTTTCAAGTTCATCCTGATTGCGTACGCGGTGCTGTGCTTGGGTGAGCTCCTCCACAGATGGTCCAACGgctccttcctctccctgtGGTCATCCTGA
- the LOC120704847 gene encoding NADPH-dependent pterin aldehyde reductase-like — MGRLHQKHLERPPSPRPPAALEASVRRGEASEGMTAPKPGGGAAAAARAAAAGPRTVLITGVSRGLGRALALELARRGHAVVGCGRSAEHLRSLEAEITSPSRHFLTVADVRSDSSVAELAKAIVERKQVPDIIVNNAGTINKNNKTWNVPAEDFDMVIDTNIKGTANVLRHFVPLMIEKRHGIIINLSSGWGRSAAAEVAPYCASKWAIEGLTRSLAKELPPGLAAIALSPGVVNTDMLTSCFGSSAALYQTTETWAPKAATMILSLSLDDNGASLTV, encoded by the exons ATGGGCCGACTTCACCAGAAGCATCTAGAGCGGCCACCAAGTCCACGGCCACCAGCGGCGCTCGAGGCCTccgtgcggcgcggcgaggcgagcgagggGATGACGGCGCCCAAGCCTGgcgggggagcggcggccgcggcgcgggcggccgcggcggggcccaGGACGGTGCTCATCACGGGGGTCAGCAGGGGGCTGGGGCGGGCGCTGGCGCTCGAGCTCGCGCGGCGCGGGCACGCGGTCGTCGGCTGCGGCCGCTCCGCCGAGCACCTCCGCTCCCTCGAGGCGGAGATCACGTCGCCTTCGCGCCACTTCCTCACCGTTGCCGACGTC AGGTCAGACAGCAGTGTGGCTGAGTTGGCAAAGGCCATTGTGGAAAGGAAGCAAGTTCCAGATATTATAG TAAACAATGCTGGTACAATAAACAAGAATAACAAGACATGGAACGTTCCAGCTGAAGATTTTGATATGGTGATTGATACGAATATCAAGGGAACAGCAAATGTGCTTCGCCATTTTGTACCACTCATGATAGAGAAGAGACATGGGATTATAATCAATCTGTCCTCTGGTTGGGGAAGATCTGCTGCTGCAGAG GTTGCTCCATATTGTGCTTCAAAATGGGCGATTGAGGGCTTGACACGCTCCTTAGCTAAGGAGCTGCCTCCAGGATTGGCAGCCATTGCTCTTAGCCCTGGTGTTGTGAACACTGACATGCTTACTTCATGCTTTGGAAGCTCAGCTGCATTATACCAAACGACTGAAACATG GGCACCCAAGGCGGCTACGATGATACTAAGCCTTTCCCTCGACGACAACGGCGCCTCACTGACTGTATGA
- the LOC120704838 gene encoding eukaryotic translation initiation factor 2D-like, which yields MFKKPVDVKTVQRLSGADKKKLRRTAKERFPQASDADLDAILPPKGEITLAKYPNHALVYAIEGEFPMIFNIDARGHDLFPTVYALWKVPHLLPAFTLKGGEVSRYVIGGADLMFPGISIPPEGFPSFGAGQPWAVKVPGNPAPIAVGITTMSSTEALKAGLRGKALRILHYYRDMLWDSADGRYVPNEGFFEDIVVEDPNFVSTSQSPDSAEGTPEVTHESEDAAIDSSDTADPGVHNEAKEEITDGINELKLPEDKSAEQAPDEKEHQTLTTEEIDSLLDKCLLQALYTSIKEKDLPMPGSTLWSNHILPCRPPGVTLDIKKSSHKKLSKWLQSKSSSGLISAKEDKYKKEVILLGINRKHPDYMAFKPEKRVQEPVEQEKAVAESSVTKQLEVAEIYKPSSHVKPIFMAVEADMEKYYSASEASDVVFRYVEKENLVKPTDKAKVILDVTLCDALYKGAIKKGSAYPTEIHKKDLGSTLLNRMQVHHKVTRGTQEVIRKGAIRTIQIMTERRQGNKKMTRLSGLECFLMDPDSLASELQKKFACSTTTAELPGKKGQYEVLVQGGVIDDLAKHLVDHYGVPKRYIEVYDKTKR from the exons ATGTTCAAGAAACCAGTTGATGTGAAAACTGTACAGCGCTTGTCTGGGGCAGACaaaaagaagttaagaagaaCTGCCAAGGAAAGGTTTCCACAGGCATCTGATGCTGATCTTGATGCCATTCTTCCTCCCAAG GGTGAGATAACACTAGCTAAGTACCCAAATCATGCTCTTGTATATGCCATAGAGGGGGAGTTCCCAATGATCTTCAAcattgatgcaagaggccacgATCTGTTTCCAACAG TTTATGCACTCTGGAAGGTCCCTCATCTGTTGCCAGCTTTTACGCTTAAGGGTGGTGAGGTTTCACGTTATGTGATTGGTGGTGCTGATCTGATGTTTCCTGGTATCAGCATACCCCCAGAAGGGTTTCCTTCTTTTGGAGCTGGTCAACCATGGGCAGTAAAAGTTCCCGGTAACCCTGCGCCAATTGCT GTTGGGATCACAACTATGAGTAGTACTGAAGCCTTAAAGGCAGGGCTACGGGGCAAGGCTTTAAGGATTCTACATTACTACAGGGATATGTTATG GGATTCAGCTGATGGTCGTTATGTCCCTAATGAAGGATTTTTTGAAGACATTGTTGTTGAAGATCCAAATTTTGTTTCAACATCTCAATCTCCTGATTCTGCTGAAGGAACTCCAGAAGTCACACATGAAAGTGAAGATGCAGCAATTGATAGTTCAGACACTGCTGATCCTGGCGTCCACAATGAAGCTAAAGAAGAGATAACTGATGGTATAAATGAACTCAAACTGCCTGAAGATAAATCAGCCGAACAGGCACCTGATGAAAAGGAACATCAGACTTTGACAACTGAAGAAATTGATTCTCTTTTGGACAAATGCCTTCTGCAAGCACTGTACACAAGCATAAAAGAAAAAGACCTTCCCATGCCAGGAAGTACACTATG GTCAAATCACATACTCCCCTGCAGGCCTCCAGGTGTTACTCTTGATATTAAAAAGTCATCACACAAGAAACTATCCAAGTGGTTGCAATCAAAATCTTCATCTGGCCTA ATTTCAGCAAAAGAGGACAAGTATAAGAAGGAAGTTATATTGCTAGGTATCAACCGTAAGCATCCAGACTACATGGCCTTTAAACCGGAAAAGAGAGTACAGGAGCCTGTCGAACAGGAAAAGGCTGTTGCTGAAAGTAGTGTCACAAAGCAATTGGAAGTTGCTGAGATTTATAAGCCAAGTTCTCATGTTAAACCCATATTTATGGCTGTCGAAGCTGACATGGAGAAGTATTACAGTGCATCAGAGGCTTCTGATGTAGTTTTCAG GTACGTCGAAAAGGAAAATTTGGTTAAGCCTACAGACAAGGCCAAAGTGATTCTTGATGTTACATTATGTGATGCATTGTACAAAGGAGCTATCAAGAAGGGTTCAGCATATCCAACTGAGATCCACAAGAAGGATTTGGGATCAACACTTTTAAACCGCATGCAAGTTCACCATAAAGTAACAAGAGGAACTCAGGAGGTCATACGCAAGGGTGCCATAAGAACTATTCAGATCATGACAGAAAGAAGGCAGGGAAACAAGAAGATGACTCGGCTTTCTGGACTGGAATGCTTTCTAATGGATCCTGATTCCTTGGCGTCTGAACTGCAGAAGAAATTTGCTTGCAGCACCACCACCGCTGAGCTTCCAG GTAAGAAGGGCCAGTACGAGGTCTTAGTTCAAGGTGGAGTGATTGATGATCTTGCAAAGCACCTTGTCGACCATTACGGTGTCCCAAAGAGATACATTGAGGTTTATGACAAAACAAAGAGGTAG